In one window of candidate division WOR-3 bacterium DNA:
- a CDS encoding phosphomethylpyrimidine kinase: MNNSREEVRNRLSAAVALLESCPEFARLIPEVRTNIVFASVDARTPADIAAVDGRITVVGGKPKASGPVQFGASDHLARLVLELRQFQPAIRTALNFRWNEQILSFVTTWAAQHGKKLGVIDRTKEPDTVIGKDRMSIPWKVKELLAGTGGTVPELFYETRGWGKEPLFIIVGTDPVVIVEEVTALARAYAQFQPE; this comes from the coding sequence ATGAACAACTCCCGCGAAGAGGTTCGCAACCGGCTCAGCGCTGCTGTTGCGCTTCTTGAATCTTGCCCGGAATTTGCCCGGTTGATACCCGAAGTGCGCACCAATATCGTCTTTGCATCGGTTGATGCCCGAACCCCGGCGGATATCGCTGCGGTCGATGGCCGAATCACCGTTGTCGGCGGCAAGCCCAAAGCCAGCGGGCCGGTCCAGTTTGGTGCCTCAGACCATCTTGCCCGACTGGTACTTGAATTACGCCAGTTTCAGCCCGCAATCCGCACCGCCCTCAACTTCCGCTGGAATGAGCAAATACTCAGTTTTGTCACCACCTGGGCAGCACAGCACGGAAAAAAACTCGGCGTGATCGACCGAACCAAGGAACCGGACACGGTAATCGGCAAAGACCGGATGTCAATCCCCTGGAAGGTGAAAGAACTGCTCGCCGGCACCGGAGGTACTGTACCCGAACTTTTTTATGAAACACGGGGCTGGGGAAAGGAACCGCTGTTTATCATCGTCGGCACCGACCCGGTAGTAATTGTTGAAGAGGTCACCGCCCTTGCCCGCGCTTATGCCCAGTTTCAACCGGAATAG
- the surE gene encoding 5'/3'-nucleotidase SurE, with protein sequence MKEKRPLILITNDDGIKAPGLKELYDGLRGLGRRFVVAPAVNQSAASHSFSLRKPIQVRRLRPGWFAVYGTPTDCVLISHHGILKKDIDLVVSGINDSPNMGDDVLYSGTVAAAIEGALLGVPAVAVSYLKAGVNREPVLKFLRALVPLLLDGLLPKKCLLNVNVPAEPVRGVKVTRLGKRIYRDMAVKKRLPDGGVCWTIDGEMGFAPTPGSDFEAVYAGYISVTPLHLDMTHHQEVTRLERAFRHLGLTT encoded by the coding sequence ATGAAAGAGAAAAGACCGCTGATTCTAATCACCAACGACGATGGCATCAAGGCGCCGGGGCTTAAGGAGCTCTACGACGGGCTGCGGGGGTTAGGGCGCCGGTTTGTCGTGGCACCAGCGGTCAATCAATCGGCAGCAAGCCACTCGTTTTCTTTGCGCAAACCGATCCAGGTGCGGCGGTTGCGTCCGGGATGGTTTGCGGTTTACGGGACACCGACCGATTGTGTTCTGATTTCGCATCACGGGATTTTGAAAAAGGATATCGACCTCGTGGTTTCCGGCATCAATGACAGTCCGAATATGGGGGATGATGTACTGTATTCCGGGACTGTGGCAGCGGCGATTGAGGGCGCACTGCTCGGCGTGCCCGCAGTAGCGGTTTCTTATCTAAAGGCGGGTGTAAATCGGGAGCCGGTGCTAAAGTTTTTAAGAGCCCTGGTGCCGCTTTTGCTGGACGGGTTGCTGCCGAAAAAGTGCCTGCTCAATGTTAATGTACCGGCAGAACCGGTGCGCGGTGTGAAGGTGACCCGACTGGGTAAAAGAATTTACCGGGATATGGCGGTCAAAAAACGTTTACCGGACGGCGGAGTTTGCTGGACGATTGATGGCGAGATGGGGTTTGCCCCGACCCCGGGTTCGGATTTTGAGGCGGTTTACGCCGGATACATTTCGGTGACACCGTTGCACCTTGATATGACGCACCATCAGGAGGTTACGCGGCTGGAGCGGGCGTTTCGGCACCTAGGGTTGACAACTTAA
- a CDS encoding branched-chain amino acid transaminase, which translates to MGLEETKSKFIWMNGNFVPWEDARIHICSHIIHYGTGVFEGLRCYNTPKGPAIFRLQDHTERLFNSAKIYRMELPFTKEEINQATVELIKKNELNECYIRPIVYRGYQELGVNPFTCPVEVALITWKWGKYLGPEALEQGVDVMVSSWNRMAPNTFPAMAKCCANYMNSQLIKMEALTYGFVEGIALDVSGFVSEGSGENIFAVRKGVIYTPPLHATILPGITRDTVITLARELGYEVRETSMLREFLYLADELFFTGSAAEVTPIRSVDRIPIGTGKCGPVTKRLQEEFFALIEGKRADRYNWLTFVK; encoded by the coding sequence ATGGGTTTAGAAGAAACCAAGTCAAAGTTCATCTGGATGAACGGCAATTTCGTCCCCTGGGAAGATGCCCGAATCCACATCTGCTCCCATATTATTCACTACGGCACCGGCGTATTCGAGGGGTTGCGGTGCTACAACACCCCTAAAGGTCCGGCGATTTTCCGGCTCCAGGACCACACCGAAAGACTTTTCAACTCGGCAAAAATTTACCGCATGGAACTGCCGTTCACAAAAGAAGAAATCAACCAGGCAACTGTGGAACTGATTAAGAAAAACGAACTCAACGAATGCTACATCCGGCCGATTGTCTATCGCGGCTACCAGGAACTTGGTGTCAACCCATTTACCTGTCCGGTAGAAGTTGCCCTGATAACCTGGAAATGGGGTAAGTACCTCGGACCCGAAGCGCTGGAACAGGGAGTAGATGTGATGGTATCCTCCTGGAACCGAATGGCACCCAACACATTCCCGGCGATGGCGAAGTGTTGCGCCAACTATATGAACTCACAGTTGATCAAAATGGAGGCGCTCACCTATGGCTTTGTTGAAGGTATCGCCCTTGATGTCTCGGGTTTCGTGTCTGAAGGCTCGGGCGAGAACATCTTTGCGGTCCGTAAGGGAGTTATCTACACCCCACCGCTTCATGCCACCATCCTTCCCGGCATCACCCGTGACACCGTCATCACCCTTGCCCGGGAACTGGGTTACGAGGTCCGGGAGACCAGTATGCTGCGCGAATTTCTCTACCTTGCCGATGAACTGTTCTTCACCGGTAGCGCGGCGGAAGTAACTCCGATTCGTTCGGTTGACAGGATTCCCATCGGCACGGGCAAATGCGGTCCGGTGACCAAGCGCCTTCAGGAAGAGTTCTTTGCCCTGATTGAAGGTAAAAGAGCCGACCGCTACAACTGGCTGACCTTTGTAAAGTGA
- the rpiB gene encoding ribose 5-phosphate isomerase B: MKIALGADHRGYKLKEQLKQYLQRLGYTVIDTGPDTPEKVDYPDYALAVAQLVAKGKASRGILICATGIGMSITANKLPRIRAALCTSVKMARRSREHNNANILCLGADLLNFAQARKMVRVWLTTDFTRGRHTRRLRKISAIESALQSDKRNQD; the protein is encoded by the coding sequence GTGAAGATTGCCCTCGGCGCCGACCACCGCGGCTACAAACTGAAAGAACAATTGAAACAATATCTCCAGCGGCTGGGCTATACGGTTATCGACACCGGTCCTGACACACCGGAAAAGGTTGACTATCCCGACTACGCCCTTGCCGTGGCGCAACTGGTGGCAAAAGGCAAAGCGTCCCGTGGTATTTTGATTTGTGCCACCGGCATCGGGATGTCAATCACCGCCAACAAACTGCCTCGGATTCGTGCTGCCCTCTGCACCAGTGTCAAGATGGCGCGCCGGTCCCGGGAACACAACAACGCCAACATCCTCTGCCTTGGTGCCGACCTTCTCAACTTTGCCCAGGCAAGAAAAATGGTCCGCGTCTGGTTGACAACCGACTTCACCCGCGGTCGTCACACCCGCCGGTTAAGGAAAATCAGCGCTATCGAATCAGCGCTGCAGAGCGATAAGAGAAATCAAGATTGA
- a CDS encoding SLBB domain-containing protein, producing the protein MFKKALLISLLVLSAGWTQDVGSAVFSGIGGVNIPGITQSGVSPLPSLVGVESPIISDKYILMPGDRLLVTVAGSVTYSYQSAVTYEGKITVNMPLTGIATSNVGQGATVDVVDAITVSGLSLRQAQDTMTKIIQRYFKGATVKLTLVGLRSAIVFVTGEVQYPGAYNASPVERVSQVVARAGGLSPLGSKTNIMLLRGGLPFAKVDIERFEQEGDLNANPFIESGDVIYVPPVEGLVTVRGAVFGRGEYRIRTSALTTEKERMSEGTYELKPGERVFDILRKAGGVTPWADLHNCYIERLILGGSGARQKIPVNLHEVLFAGDSTQNIEMVNADILVVPPINSYVYVEGEVNNPGSFLYTPNLRVADYIGQAGGPTEYGHLSRVWILRQGKRISGKGNPTVEPGDVVMVPRYTVKWWQDYATILSAVGIPTASILISLIALQR; encoded by the coding sequence GTGTTTAAAAAGGCGTTACTGATTTCGCTTCTGGTGCTTAGTGCGGGCTGGACTCAGGATGTCGGCTCAGCGGTTTTTTCCGGTATCGGTGGTGTCAACATTCCGGGGATTACGCAATCAGGGGTTTCGCCGTTGCCCAGTCTGGTGGGCGTGGAGAGCCCAATCATTTCTGACAAGTACATTTTGATGCCCGGGGACCGGCTTTTGGTAACGGTTGCCGGGAGCGTTACTTACTCGTATCAGAGTGCGGTTACCTATGAGGGCAAAATCACCGTTAATATGCCTTTAACCGGTATTGCAACGAGCAATGTGGGACAAGGGGCAACGGTTGATGTGGTGGATGCGATTACCGTATCCGGGCTATCTTTAAGGCAGGCGCAGGATACGATGACGAAGATTATCCAGCGGTATTTTAAGGGTGCAACGGTTAAACTTACGCTGGTCGGGTTGCGTTCGGCGATTGTGTTTGTTACGGGCGAAGTGCAGTATCCGGGTGCTTACAACGCATCGCCCGTGGAGCGTGTTTCTCAAGTTGTTGCCCGGGCGGGCGGGCTTTCGCCGCTCGGTTCGAAAACCAATATCATGCTTTTACGCGGCGGGCTGCCTTTTGCCAAGGTTGATATTGAACGGTTTGAGCAGGAGGGGGACCTCAATGCCAATCCGTTCATCGAATCGGGTGATGTGATATATGTGCCGCCGGTTGAAGGGCTGGTTACGGTGCGCGGGGCGGTTTTTGGCCGGGGTGAGTACCGGATTCGGACATCGGCGCTCACCACGGAAAAGGAACGGATGAGTGAAGGCACTTACGAGTTGAAGCCGGGAGAACGGGTGTTTGACATTCTACGCAAGGCGGGTGGTGTTACGCCCTGGGCGGATTTACACAACTGTTATATCGAACGGCTAATCCTGGGTGGTTCGGGCGCCCGGCAAAAGATTCCGGTTAACCTGCACGAGGTTTTGTTTGCCGGCGACTCAACGCAGAACATCGAAATGGTTAACGCCGATATTCTGGTCGTGCCGCCGATAAACAGTTATGTATATGTGGAAGGTGAGGTAAACAACCCCGGGTCGTTTCTGTACACTCCCAATCTAAGAGTTGCCGATTACATCGGACAGGCAGGTGGTCCAACCGAGTACGGGCACCTTTCCCGGGTGTGGATTCTCCGGCAGGGTAAACGAATTTCTGGTAAAGGCAATCCAACCGTGGAACCAGGTGATGTCGTGATGGTGCCCCGTTATACCGTAAAGTGGTGGCAGGATTACGCTACGATTCTTTCCGCGGTCGGTATTCCTACCGCATCAATCTTGATTTCTCTTATCGCTCTGCAGCGCTGA